In the genome of Deltaproteobacteria bacterium, one region contains:
- a CDS encoding Bro-N domain-containing protein — MKKEKSIADVNHLVVFKKKSIRRTLHNNEWCFSITDVVEALTDSSNPRRYWSDLKSQLHDKEGFSELYGKIVQLKLASSDGKRYETDCANTETLFRVIQSIPSPKAEPFKRPSPQKLSQL, encoded by the coding sequence ATGAAAAAAGAGAAATCAATCGCTGACGTCAATCACTTGGTGGTGTTTAAGAAAAAATCGATTCGAAGGACTTTGCACAATAATGAGTGGTGCTTTTCGATTACCGACGTTGTGGAGGCCTTGACTGACAGCTCGAATCCTCGGCGTTACTGGTCAGATTTGAAGTCTCAATTGCACGATAAAGAAGGATTTTCTGAGTTGTACGGAAAAATCGTACAACTGAAATTGGCGTCCTCAGACGGCAAGAGATACGAAACCGACTGCGCCAATACGGAAACGCTCTTTCGAGTCATCCAGTCCATCCCCTCCCCGAAGGCAGAGCCTTTTAAGCGACCTTCCCCCCAAAAACTGAGCCAGTTGTAA
- a CDS encoding YajQ family cyclic di-GMP-binding protein, with product MPSFDVVSELNWQEVDNAVNQTMREIGQRYDFRSSQSALTIEKKELKLVADDDFKANALLDIFRQKCAKRGIDLKALDVGAFEPSAGSSLKCTIKVKEGVPTDEAKQIVKAIKEANLKVQAQIQDQQVRVTGKKKDDLQAVMQLLRTGDFAVPLQFTNFRD from the coding sequence ATGCCCTCATTCGACGTCGTCTCGGAACTCAATTGGCAAGAAGTCGACAACGCGGTGAACCAAACCATGCGTGAGATCGGCCAACGCTACGATTTCCGCAGCAGTCAGAGCGCCCTCACGATCGAAAAGAAGGAATTGAAACTCGTGGCCGACGACGACTTCAAGGCCAACGCGCTGCTCGACATCTTCCGACAGAAATGCGCCAAACGCGGCATCGACTTGAAAGCGCTCGACGTCGGCGCCTTCGAACCGAGCGCCGGCAGCAGTTTGAAGTGCACCATCAAAGTAAAGGAAGGCGTCCCCACCGACGAGGCCAAGCAGATCGTGAAGGCCATCAAAGAAGCGAATCTGAAAGTGCAGGCCCAAATCCAAGACCAACAAGTCCGCGTCACCGGCAAAAAGAAAGACGACCTCCAAGCCGTGATGCAACTCCTCCGCACCGGCGATTTCGCCGTTCCGCTACAATTCACCAACTTTCGGGATTGA
- a CDS encoding IS3 family transposase (programmed frameshift) translates to MKRKRFTEEQIIGMLQRWEAGQTVADLSREGGGSSATLYEWRKQYQGMSVSDAKRLKALEDENRRLKHIVADLTLDTMALKDVLFKKLVRPAARRAAVRYVPQTYRTSERRACTTRGAARASHRYRQKACGDAALCGRIRALAAQPVRWGAPILHAVCKREGLVVNHQRTERLSYRTLGLSLRKQRKKKRPSHGRIMMPPPAHPNDRWSMDFVHDQCRDGRRIKCLTLGDDCTREALAIDVARSLRGVHVVAALDRIAAPRGYPTRLVMDHGTALTCLAMEDWATTHGVKLDFIDPGKPVQNAYRESFNGRFRDACLNQEMFRDLADAQRKIADWRSLYNNVRPHSALDSQTPADYAAQWKLNNRDSLVETGT, encoded by the exons ATGAAACGGAAGCGCTTCACCGAGGAGCAGATCATCGGGATGCTCCAGCGGTGGGAGGCCGGGCAGACGGTCGCGGATCTGAGTCGAGAGGGAGGGGGCAGTAGCGCAACACTGTATGAGTGGCGCAAGCAGTATCAGGGCATGTCGGTGTCGGATGCGAAGCGGTTGAAGGCGTTGGAGGATGAGAATCGCCGGTTGAAGCACATTGTGGCCGACCTCACGCTGGACACCATGGCGCTCAAGGATGTGCTCT TCAAAAAACTGGTAAGGCCCGCTGCACGCCGTGCAGCGGTGCGTTACGTGCCACAGACGTATCGCACGAGTGAGCGACGGGCCTGCACCACACGGGGAGCCGCCCGAGCCAGTCACCGGTATAGGCAGAAAGCGTGTGGCGATGCCGCCTTGTGTGGGCGGATCCGCGCGCTGGCGGCACAGCCTGTGCGCTGGGGCGCGCCCATTCTTCATGCGGTCTGCAAACGGGAGGGGCTGGTCGTGAACCACCAACGCACGGAACGACTCTCTTACCGCACGCTGGGGTTGAGTCTGCGCAAACAACGGAAGAAGAAACGGCCGAGCCATGGGCGCATCATGATGCCGCCCCCCGCGCACCCGAACGACCGCTGGTCGATGGATTTTGTCCATGACCAGTGTCGCGATGGACGGCGCATCAAGTGTCTGACACTTGGCGACGACTGTACGCGAGAGGCATTGGCCATCGATGTCGCGCGCTCACTGCGCGGAGTCCATGTCGTTGCCGCACTCGATCGCATTGCGGCACCGCGCGGGTATCCCACACGCCTGGTCATGGATCATGGCACCGCGTTGACATGTTTGGCGATGGAAGACTGGGCCACGACGCACGGGGTGAAACTGGATTTTATTGATCCGGGCAAACCGGTGCAGAACGCCTATCGCGAGTCGTTCAATGGCCGCTTCCGGGATGCGTGCTTGAATCAGGAGATGTTCCGAGACCTCGCCGACGCGCAGCGGAAGATCGCAGACTGGCGCTCCTTGTACAATAACGTGCGCCCGCATAGCGCACTGGACTCTCAGACACCGGCGGACTATGCGGCACAATGGAAGCTCAACAACAGGGACTCTCTGGTTGAAACTGGTACATAA
- a CDS encoding VWA domain-containing protein, whose product MHIIWRIVGCLALLATTACGSGTVSVQAQVTTQIEGSASVTIGDVLAYRNASQCTQPTTSASKGFSFDAPDISADDLTDFQDDVESTLDSLERTIKDKTQDLNLSDLLRQAIAQSRQWLDDARQTLTQLRTTTARTPYPAGSFVGEVLAADADLPNENFFDRLGVAVRERTSAGRVTVQFFSTDAAGVARDTVTPEQVLIEALDADGTKLGDVTAFTFSNVLTELAAQVDGAFTVSTVNDYSGSMRDDLDAVEAALQGFYDVYPDGLRTEVIKFTGDTTIYYPLGVASGEAFTHALTARPTLGATALYDAITTAITDTCQGSGFKALLVLTDGQDNASAVSLEDTIRFAQANRIPLFVVGFGYADKSVLQRLATETGGVYLYFPYDVYQQLGREQIYQTAYQLFANLFNYSYLASFENLPPLTASLRISVQVEGSIQSNVIALP is encoded by the coding sequence ATGCACATTATTTGGCGAATCGTGGGGTGTCTGGCGCTGCTAGCAACGACAGCGTGCGGCAGCGGCACGGTGTCGGTCCAGGCGCAGGTCACGACGCAGATTGAAGGGAGTGCCAGCGTGACAATCGGCGATGTGTTGGCATACCGCAATGCATCGCAATGTACGCAGCCGACCACCTCCGCAAGCAAGGGATTTTCATTCGACGCCCCGGACATCTCGGCGGACGATTTGACCGACTTCCAAGACGACGTCGAGTCCACGCTCGATTCGCTGGAACGCACGATTAAAGATAAGACGCAGGACCTGAACTTGAGCGATCTGCTACGCCAAGCCATTGCGCAGAGCCGGCAATGGCTCGACGACGCGCGACAGACGTTGACGCAATTGCGCACGACCACCGCCCGCACGCCATATCCCGCTGGAAGCTTCGTGGGAGAGGTACTGGCTGCGGACGCGGACCTGCCGAATGAAAACTTTTTCGACCGCCTCGGCGTGGCCGTTCGCGAACGGACCAGTGCCGGACGCGTCACTGTCCAATTCTTCAGCACCGACGCCGCCGGTGTCGCGCGCGATACGGTCACGCCGGAACAGGTCTTGATCGAAGCGCTGGATGCGGACGGCACCAAGCTCGGCGACGTGACTGCATTCACGTTTAGCAACGTGCTCACCGAACTCGCCGCCCAAGTCGACGGCGCGTTCACCGTCTCCACCGTGAATGACTACAGTGGCAGCATGCGGGACGACCTCGACGCGGTCGAAGCGGCGTTGCAAGGGTTCTACGACGTCTATCCCGACGGGCTGCGGACGGAAGTGATCAAGTTCACCGGCGACACGACGATCTATTATCCGCTCGGCGTCGCGTCCGGCGAAGCTTTCACGCACGCGTTGACCGCGCGCCCCACACTCGGCGCCACGGCGCTGTACGACGCGATCACCACGGCCATCACCGACACCTGCCAAGGGAGCGGCTTCAAGGCGTTATTAGTGTTGACCGACGGCCAAGACAACGCGTCCGCCGTATCGCTCGAGGACACCATCCGCTTCGCGCAAGCCAACCGCATCCCGCTCTTCGTCGTCGGATTCGGCTATGCGGATAAGTCGGTGCTGCAACGTCTCGCCACGGAAACCGGCGGCGTATATTTGTACTTTCCGTACGACGTGTATCAGCAGTTAGGCCGGGAGCAGATCTACCAGACGGCGTATCAGCTTTTCGCAAATCTCTTCAATTATTCGTATCTCGCGTCGTTCGAGAATCTCCCACCCTTGACGGCGTCACTGCGCATTTCCGTGCAAGTGGAAGGTTCGATACAAAGCAACGTCATCGCGCTGCCATAG
- a CDS encoding zinc-binding dehydrogenase, translated as MKAIAFDEHGGPNVLQYRELPTPEPGPGEVLVKVEACGLNHLDLWTRQGLGIPLPMPHILGCEPVGTIAALGPGVEQPQVGDFVVCSPGVSCGNCAACLSGNDSLCNDYQVTGFQRQGGYAEYCVHPAKDVIIVGRELSATDWAAIPLVFLTAWHMLITRAALKPGETVLVHGAGSGIGSAAIQIAKLMGSEVIVTAGSETKIARALELGADAGVNYQTNPTFHRDVKTLTHGRGVDVVFEHIGPTTWTESLASLTPGGRVVFCGATTGPTVTLDLRFIFVRQYSILGSYMGAKHELLRVLRLVEERQLKPVVDTIFPLPDAKAAHQKMHSRDFFGKLVLAGV; from the coding sequence ATGAAAGCGATAGCGTTCGATGAGCATGGCGGTCCCAATGTCCTCCAGTATCGTGAACTCCCGACACCGGAACCCGGTCCCGGCGAAGTGCTCGTCAAAGTCGAGGCCTGCGGATTGAACCACCTCGATCTCTGGACCCGTCAAGGACTCGGCATCCCGCTCCCGATGCCGCACATCTTGGGCTGCGAACCGGTCGGCACGATCGCCGCGCTCGGGCCGGGCGTGGAGCAGCCGCAAGTCGGCGATTTCGTCGTCTGTTCGCCCGGCGTCAGCTGCGGCAATTGCGCCGCGTGCTTGAGCGGCAACGACAGTCTCTGCAACGATTACCAAGTCACCGGCTTTCAACGCCAAGGCGGTTACGCCGAATATTGCGTCCATCCCGCAAAGGATGTCATTATCGTCGGCCGCGAATTGAGCGCGACCGATTGGGCCGCGATCCCGCTCGTCTTTCTCACCGCGTGGCACATGTTGATCACGCGCGCAGCACTGAAACCCGGCGAAACCGTGTTAGTACATGGTGCCGGCAGCGGAATCGGCAGCGCCGCGATTCAAATCGCGAAGTTGATGGGTAGCGAAGTCATCGTGACTGCGGGCAGCGAAACAAAAATTGCGCGCGCGCTGGAACTCGGCGCCGACGCCGGCGTCAACTATCAGACCAACCCAACGTTCCATCGCGACGTCAAAACCCTGACCCACGGCCGCGGCGTCGACGTCGTCTTCGAACACATCGGCCCCACCACTTGGACCGAAAGTTTGGCCTCGCTGACGCCCGGCGGCCGCGTCGTCTTCTGCGGCGCCACCACTGGCCCCACCGTCACGCTCGATTTACGCTTCATCTTCGTGCGCCAATACTCGATCCTCGGTTCCTACATGGGCGCCAAACACGAACTGCTGCGCGTCCTCCGCCTCGTCGAAGAACGCCAACTCAAACCCGTCGTCGACACCATCTTCCCCCTCCCCGACGCCAAAGCCGCCCACCAAAAAATGCACTCCCGCGACTTCTTCGGAAAGCTGGTGTTGGCGGGGGTGTAG
- the groES gene encoding co-chaperone GroES has protein sequence MASKQKFRPLHDRILVRRCTEEEKTKGGIIIPDTAKEKPQEAEVVAIGNGKLLDNGQVKPLEVKAGDRVLFSKYSGSEVKIEGEDFLIIREDDVLGIVQS, from the coding sequence ATGGCCAGCAAACAGAAGTTCCGCCCACTCCACGACCGCATCTTGGTCCGTCGGTGCACGGAAGAGGAAAAGACCAAGGGTGGGATCATCATCCCGGATACCGCGAAGGAAAAGCCGCAGGAGGCCGAAGTGGTCGCGATCGGCAACGGCAAGTTGCTCGACAACGGCCAAGTGAAGCCGCTCGAAGTGAAGGCCGGCGACCGGGTCCTGTTCAGCAAGTACAGTGGCAGCGAAGTGAAGATCGAAGGCGAAGACTTCCTGATCATCCGGGAAGACGACGTCCTCGGGATCGTCCAGTCATAA
- a CDS encoding class I SAM-dependent methyltransferase produces the protein MPHTRVPQPRLHRKLVAAGARFSAPYAQFVVATRAAIRMGRGCGTLWSGVPTVADRQRNRALGLFSSLEEVPPPLFPFFYLAEHLTAAAQLLPFVSLALFALNPKRATPSVAEWRHLAGLYVDLLQRDLWHVGHYYGPELLRPGYDGLDHGVHAPSVATAMAGIVQRALDNERLDPVALADPALRRTLGLSFHWMPFTDGTTASAWPYLKELLFLGTDAAMQRQAIPPIVNAIRDIERPQILELAAGTGCFARMLSDALRWGRKPARMTITDLSPAMLAMAARRVADRAEVTVQSADATATGLSDASANVVVCQNLLHELSLPQRCAVFAETWRMLRPGGQFVVTDASQDTARLGALLGAFPDDLNERHFHNYAQHPLQALGRAAGFRSVQGPVPLFVAELHVFEKP, from the coding sequence GTGCCACATACGCGCGTGCCGCAACCGCGACTGCATCGGAAGCTTGTTGCGGCCGGCGCGCGTTTTTCCGCTCCGTATGCGCAGTTCGTAGTGGCGACCCGCGCGGCGATTCGGATGGGGCGCGGCTGTGGAACGCTGTGGAGCGGCGTGCCGACGGTCGCCGATCGACAGCGCAACCGAGCACTTGGATTGTTCTCTTCATTGGAAGAGGTCCCGCCTCCGCTGTTCCCGTTTTTTTACCTCGCCGAACACCTGACCGCAGCGGCGCAACTGCTCCCCTTTGTCAGCCTTGCTCTGTTCGCGCTGAATCCGAAACGCGCGACGCCGAGTGTAGCGGAGTGGCGGCATTTAGCCGGTTTGTACGTTGATCTGCTCCAGCGGGATCTTTGGCATGTGGGACACTATTACGGCCCGGAATTACTGCGGCCTGGATATGACGGCCTCGATCACGGTGTCCATGCACCATCCGTCGCGACGGCGATGGCGGGCATCGTCCAACGCGCGCTGGACAACGAACGTCTCGATCCGGTGGCATTGGCGGATCCGGCGTTACGTCGCACGCTGGGCCTGAGTTTCCACTGGATGCCGTTCACCGACGGCACTACGGCCAGTGCCTGGCCCTACTTAAAGGAGTTGCTGTTTCTCGGGACCGACGCCGCGATGCAGCGCCAAGCGATTCCGCCGATCGTCAACGCCATCCGCGATATCGAGCGACCGCAGATTCTCGAATTGGCCGCCGGCACCGGTTGTTTCGCTCGTATGTTGAGCGACGCGTTGCGCTGGGGCCGCAAACCGGCGCGCATGACGATCACCGATTTGAGTCCCGCAATGCTGGCGATGGCAGCGCGCCGCGTGGCGGATCGAGCGGAAGTGACGGTGCAGTCGGCGGACGCGACGGCCACCGGATTGTCTGACGCATCCGCGAATGTGGTGGTGTGTCAGAATTTGTTGCATGAATTGTCACTGCCTCAGCGCTGCGCGGTCTTTGCCGAGACATGGCGGATGTTGCGACCGGGCGGGCAGTTCGTGGTGACCGATGCCTCGCAAGACACGGCGCGTTTGGGCGCGCTGCTCGGCGCATTTCCCGACGACTTGAACGAGCGCCATTTCCACAACTATGCGCAGCATCCGCTCCAAGCGTTAGGTCGTGCTGCGGGTTTTCGCTCGGTCCAAGGTCCAGTGCCGCTGTTTGTCGCGGAACTCCACGTCTTTGAAAAGCCGTAG
- a CDS encoding MFS transporter: MLWTLFSVILLDLIGFGILMPILPLLTKAYGASGTTLGLLIAVYAAMQFLCAPLWGKLSDRIGRKPVMLLTIVGGGISFVILGMADSILGLFIGRTLAGICAANIGLATAYIADVTEEKNRAAGMGLIGMAFGVGFIIGPALGGVLSPFGFRVPILVAAGLNGLNAVLAWWILREPARHVSRADELPHAALLARPQLRRFGWWNFLLTMGITQLETVLVLWLADRYFYDGRHIGYILAYTAVIMALVQGGLIRRLRHTAELPIIMLGAAILGVSLLGLPLVHGLALLLLLLGIGSIGRGLCQPMLLSLVSKLATPAERGAVMGTFQAAASLSRVFAPAIAGWLYDRYPLAPFLFGGAVIVWVGVQARLVEGHGKMQNENCKMQSG, translated from the coding sequence ATGCTCTGGACCTTATTCAGCGTGATTCTCCTCGATCTGATCGGTTTCGGTATCCTGATGCCGATCTTGCCGTTGCTGACCAAGGCTTACGGCGCGTCCGGGACGACGCTCGGATTATTGATCGCCGTCTACGCCGCGATGCAGTTCCTGTGCGCCCCGCTGTGGGGAAAACTCTCCGACCGGATTGGGCGCAAACCGGTTATGCTGCTCACGATCGTCGGCGGCGGTATTTCATTCGTCATCCTTGGCATGGCCGACTCGATCCTTGGCCTCTTCATCGGTCGCACGTTGGCCGGGATTTGCGCGGCGAACATCGGCCTCGCGACGGCCTACATTGCCGACGTGACCGAAGAAAAAAATCGCGCTGCAGGAATGGGACTGATCGGCATGGCCTTCGGCGTCGGCTTCATCATCGGTCCCGCGTTGGGCGGCGTGTTGTCGCCGTTCGGATTTCGCGTCCCGATCTTGGTCGCGGCCGGCTTGAATGGACTCAACGCCGTGCTGGCATGGTGGATCTTGCGCGAGCCCGCGCGCCACGTCAGCCGCGCCGATGAGTTGCCGCACGCGGCACTGCTGGCGCGGCCGCAATTGCGCCGCTTCGGATGGTGGAATTTTCTCCTGACGATGGGAATCACGCAGTTGGAAACGGTCTTGGTGTTGTGGCTGGCCGATCGCTATTTCTACGACGGCCGCCACATCGGTTATATCCTCGCGTACACCGCCGTGATCATGGCGCTGGTGCAAGGCGGCCTGATTCGACGACTGCGTCACACCGCCGAATTGCCGATCATCATGCTCGGTGCCGCGATCTTGGGCGTCAGTCTGCTGGGACTTCCGCTCGTGCACGGCCTTGCGTTGTTGCTGCTGTTGTTGGGCATCGGCTCCATCGGACGTGGACTCTGCCAACCGATGTTACTCAGCCTTGTCTCGAAGCTCGCGACACCGGCGGAACGCGGCGCGGTGATGGGCACGTTCCAAGCCGCCGCGAGCCTATCGCGTGTCTTTGCGCCCGCCATCGCCGGCTGGTTGTACGACCGCTACCCGCTCGCCCCGTTCCTGTTCGGCGGCGCGGTCATCGTCTGGGTCGGCGTGCAAGCACGGCTGGTGGAAGGACACGGCAAAATGCAAAATGAAAATTGCAAAATGCAAAGTGGGTAA
- the groL gene encoding chaperonin GroEL (60 kDa chaperone family; promotes refolding of misfolded polypeptides especially under stressful conditions; forms two stacked rings of heptamers to form a barrel-shaped 14mer; ends can be capped by GroES; misfolded proteins enter the barrel where they are refolded when GroES binds) — protein MAAKEIIYTQDAREKMLIGVNKLANAVKVTLGPKGRNVIIDKSFGSPTVTKDGVTVAKEIELSDKFENMGAQMVREVASKTSDVAGDGTTTATVLAQAIYREGARLVAAGHNPMGLKRGIDKAVAKVVEELKKLSKPTKDQKEISQVGTISANGDEEIGKIIAAAMEKVGKEGVITVEEAKSMDTSLEVVEGMQFDRGYLSPYFVTDAERMVTELKDPYILINEKKISVMKDLLPLLEQVARAGRPLVIIAEEVDGEALATLVVNKLRGTLQVCAVKAPGFGDRRKAMLEDIAILTGGSLVAEELGRKLEDIKLTDLGQAKRVTVDKENTTIVDGSGKKADIQGRVSQIRKQIEDTTSDYDREKLQERLAKLVGGVAVINVGAATESELKEKKARVEDALHATRAAVEEGIVPGGGVAYLRALTALETFKASNEEEQWGVNIVKRSLEEPLRQIANNAGLEGAIVLNRVREGKGSFGYNAASDDYTDLLQAGVIDPTKVTRIALQNAASVASLLITTEAMIAEKPKDEKAAAAPAPGGGMGGMGDMY, from the coding sequence ATGGCAGCAAAAGAGATTATTTATACCCAAGATGCCCGGGAGAAGATGTTGATCGGCGTCAACAAGTTGGCGAATGCGGTCAAGGTCACGTTAGGCCCCAAGGGTCGTAACGTCATCATCGACAAATCGTTCGGTTCGCCGACCGTCACCAAAGACGGCGTGACGGTGGCCAAGGAAATCGAACTCTCCGACAAGTTCGAAAACATGGGCGCCCAGATGGTTCGCGAAGTCGCGTCCAAGACCTCGGACGTCGCCGGCGACGGCACCACCACCGCCACGGTGTTGGCCCAAGCAATTTATCGCGAAGGCGCACGGTTGGTCGCAGCGGGGCATAACCCGATGGGACTGAAGCGCGGGATCGACAAAGCGGTGGCTAAGGTGGTTGAAGAGTTGAAGAAGCTCTCCAAGCCGACCAAGGATCAGAAGGAAATTTCACAAGTCGGCACCATTTCCGCCAACGGCGACGAAGAGATCGGCAAGATCATTGCCGCAGCAATGGAAAAGGTCGGCAAGGAAGGCGTGATCACGGTCGAAGAAGCCAAGAGCATGGATACGTCGCTCGAGGTCGTGGAAGGGATGCAATTCGATCGCGGCTATCTCTCGCCGTATTTCGTGACCGATGCCGAACGGATGGTCACGGAGTTGAAGGATCCGTATATCTTGATCAACGAGAAGAAGATCTCGGTAATGAAAGACCTCCTCCCGTTGCTCGAGCAAGTCGCGCGCGCGGGTCGGCCGCTCGTGATCATCGCGGAAGAAGTGGACGGCGAAGCGCTGGCCACCTTGGTGGTCAATAAGCTGCGTGGCACCCTCCAGGTCTGCGCGGTCAAGGCCCCAGGATTTGGGGATCGCCGCAAGGCCATGTTGGAAGACATCGCCATCCTCACCGGCGGGTCGTTGGTCGCCGAAGAACTGGGCCGGAAGCTGGAAGACATCAAGCTGACCGACCTCGGTCAGGCGAAGCGCGTCACGGTCGACAAGGAAAACACGACGATCGTCGATGGCTCGGGCAAGAAGGCCGATATCCAAGGCCGCGTGTCGCAAATCCGGAAGCAGATCGAAGACACGACCTCCGACTATGACCGCGAGAAGCTGCAAGAGCGGTTGGCGAAGTTGGTCGGCGGCGTGGCGGTGATCAACGTCGGTGCCGCGACCGAGAGCGAACTGAAAGAGAAGAAGGCCCGTGTGGAAGACGCGCTGCATGCGACCCGCGCGGCCGTTGAAGAAGGAATTGTCCCGGGTGGTGGCGTGGCCTATCTCCGCGCACTGACGGCACTCGAAACCTTCAAGGCGTCGAACGAAGAAGAGCAATGGGGCGTCAACATTGTGAAGCGGTCGCTGGAAGAACCGCTGCGCCAGATTGCCAATAACGCCGGCTTGGAAGGGGCGATCGTCCTCAACCGCGTCCGCGAAGGCAAAGGCTCGTTCGGCTACAACGCCGCGAGCGACGATTACACCGACCTGCTGCAAGCGGGCGTGATCGATCCGACCAAGGTGACCCGCATCGCGTTGCAGAATGCGGCGTCGGTGGCGAGCTTGCTCATCACCACGGAAGCCATGATTGCCGAGAAGCCGAAAGACGAGAAGGCTGCGGCGGCTCCGGCACCGGGCGGTGGCATGGGCGGTATGGGCGACATGTACTAA
- a CDS encoding DegQ family serine endoprotease has product MSTTVRYLVAAALGGAVALGGYNALNDNSTPTGPTPAPPATTAAAPATTPPPPPAPPSKESIQELRKTSSAFVAIAKAVQPAVVNINTVQVVKQRTGRRGRGPMMNPFEDLFGGGGGEGGGDDMLRRFFFDPFGGSDGQRDQRRQGLGSGMIVDSEKGYVLTNNHVVAEADEIKITLSDGRSFDAKVVGTDPQTDVGVLQIQNPAKDLPFVRLGNSDEVQVGDWAIAVGNPFGLSQTVTVGIISAKGRSNVNITDYEDFIQTDAAINPGNSGGPLLNIEGEVIGVNTAIFSRSGGYQGIGFSIPSNIARSVMESLITGKKIERGFLGLYLQDITEEIAKQFKLEGAEGALISEVMPNGPAEQAGLKTGDIVVEIDGKKVKDSHELRNHVAFSPVGKIVKLTVLRDGARQEISVTLAARPDEKVAKESSGVTEKLGIAVEGLSDQLRGKYRTEANEGVVITEIDPQGIGAQMGLREGDVLLEFNRKPVKDVAAFKAAIQQFNEREGLLLLVDRQGRRIYLALNF; this is encoded by the coding sequence ATGTCGACGACCGTTCGCTATCTCGTGGCCGCTGCACTCGGCGGGGCCGTGGCGCTGGGCGGATACAACGCGCTGAACGACAACTCCACACCGACCGGACCAACGCCGGCGCCGCCGGCCACCACAGCGGCGGCACCGGCAACAACCCCACCACCGCCACCCGCGCCGCCTTCGAAGGAATCGATCCAAGAGTTGCGCAAGACGTCGAGCGCATTCGTGGCGATTGCAAAGGCAGTGCAGCCAGCAGTCGTGAACATTAATACGGTGCAAGTCGTGAAGCAGCGGACGGGGCGGCGCGGACGCGGTCCGATGATGAATCCGTTCGAAGATCTGTTCGGCGGCGGAGGGGGAGAAGGCGGCGGCGACGATATGCTCCGTCGTTTCTTCTTCGATCCGTTCGGCGGCAGCGACGGCCAGCGCGATCAACGTCGCCAAGGACTCGGTTCCGGGATGATCGTCGATTCCGAAAAGGGTTACGTGCTGACGAACAACCATGTGGTCGCGGAAGCGGATGAAATCAAGATTACGCTCAGCGACGGCCGCAGCTTCGACGCCAAAGTCGTCGGCACCGATCCGCAGACCGACGTCGGCGTGTTACAAATTCAAAATCCGGCGAAAGATCTCCCCTTCGTGCGGCTCGGCAACTCGGACGAGGTCCAAGTGGGCGATTGGGCGATTGCCGTGGGGAATCCGTTCGGACTGTCGCAGACCGTCACGGTCGGGATCATCAGCGCGAAGGGTCGCTCGAACGTCAATATCACCGACTATGAAGACTTCATCCAGACCGACGCGGCGATCAATCCGGGCAATAGCGGCGGGCCGTTGCTGAACATCGAAGGCGAAGTCATCGGCGTCAACACGGCGATCTTCTCCCGCAGCGGCGGGTATCAAGGGATCGGATTTTCGATTCCGTCCAACATTGCGCGCAGCGTGATGGAAAGCCTGATCACGGGCAAAAAAATCGAACGCGGCTTCTTAGGTCTCTATCTCCAAGACATCACGGAAGAGATCGCGAAACAATTCAAACTCGAAGGCGCGGAAGGCGCGCTGATTTCCGAAGTGATGCCGAACGGACCGGCCGAACAGGCGGGGCTAAAGACCGGTGATATCGTGGTCGAGATCGACGGCAAGAAAGTGAAAGACTCGCACGAATTGCGCAACCACGTGGCGTTCTCGCCGGTCGGGAAGATCGTCAAACTCACGGTGCTGCGCGATGGCGCGCGTCAAGAAATCAGCGTCACGCTCGCGGCGCGACCGGATGAAAAGGTCGCGAAGGAATCCTCCGGCGTCACGGAAAAATTGGGGATTGCGGTAGAAGGATTGAGCGATCAACTGCGCGGCAAATATCGCACCGAGGCCAATGAGGGCGTCGTGATCACCGAAATCGATCCGCAAGGGATCGGGGCCCAAATGGGATTGCGGGAAGGCGACGTGTTGTTGGAATTCAACCGCAAGCCGGTGAAAGACGTCGCGGCGTTCAAAGCAGCGATCCAACAATTCAACGAACGCGAAGGTTTGCTGCTGCTCGTGGATCGCCAAGGCCGCCGCATCTATTTAGCGCTGAATTTCTAG
- a CDS encoding transposase, with protein MKNNRLSKSTKPAPDIVAALCSLRNEKEMRQFLGDLLSPMEWESIQDRWRIAWMKHNGASYSDITNSTSISSTTIARVVKCLRKGKGGYRVALQRLAA; from the coding sequence ATGAAAAATAATAGACTCTCCAAGTCCACCAAGCCCGCTCCGGATATCGTCGCTGCGCTCTGCAGTCTGCGGAACGAAAAAGAGATGCGGCAATTCCTCGGCGACTTGCTCAGCCCCATGGAATGGGAATCCATCCAGGATCGGTGGCGAATCGCATGGATGAAGCATAACGGCGCCTCGTACTCCGATATCACCAACTCCACGAGCATCAGCTCCACAACAATCGCCCGCGTCGTGAAATGCCTCCGGAAGGGCAAAGGCGGCTACCGCGTGGCACTGCAACGGCTCGCGGCGTAG